TGTTACGAACATTGTATGACACGCACTTCAATGTGACATGATAGTGCATAAAACTAGTATCTCACagttaaatgaaaacattaatgGGATATTAttaagttcatttaaaaaatgtatttctcatgTTTGTATGCttataaatctaaatatataCAGCATTTGTTTTCTCCAGTGGAAGTTAATAATAAGCTGTGCTTTAGAAAAGCTTTTGTGACAGTGAACACGTACATATGATTTATTAGAATTAGGAGGTGACTCTGATCACAGATTTGGCTTCATTTTATCATTCATTTCCAAATGTACTTTACTCTCCAACTGGAAtattaatcaatttaatataatgTTGTACAGCTAGTTTTAATTCATGCCAGGATCCATATTAAAATTGAGAATGTGTTTAGTGCCACTTCAACACCTTTCAGAAATACATCAACtcagtttaattattttcaagatTTTATTTCAGACTTTCCTTCTTTTGCATGTGGCGGTGAATCCCATGGGTGTGTTTTATACATAATGAATACGTTATTAAAACATGTTCAAGCAATCAGTTAAAATAGTTAATGGTGTAAGACAATTTAgctctatattaatatatatggcTTTATAGATGCTTTTACTTTTCTGGTCCATAATCCAGCATCATatacatattaagaacataagaagaaagtttacaaacgagaagaggccattcggcacatcttgctcatctggttgttagtagcttattgatcccagaatctcatcaagcagcttcttgaaggattctagggtgtcagcttcaacaacattactggggagctgattccagaccctcatgattctgtgtaaaaaagtgcctcctattttctgttctgaatgcccctttgtccaatctccatttgtgacccctggtccttgtttcttttttcaggtcgaaaaagccccttgagtcgacattatcaataccttttagaattttgaatgcttgaattaggtcgccacgtagtcttctttgttcaagactgaacagattcaattattttggcctgtctgcatatgacatgccttttaaacccggaataattctggtcgctcttctttgcactctttctagagcagcaatatcttttttatagcgaggtgaccagaactgaacacaatattcaagattaaGGCTTTATTTCTTGTTCTTTGACTTAAAACCAAAATGCGTACCTTCAAAATAGCTCAGTATATTACATTACTGATATCTGAAAAGTACCAGGTCAGGTTGAAAAAGCAGAATGTAGAATGAAGAACCAATACAAAAATAGAACCTTGTAAGTTTAATTTTACAAGCAGAATCAACTTTGTATGAATATGCAGTAAACAGACACTCATTCCAGACTTGTTTTATATTATACATAATCTACAGGGATACTCTTTATATAGTTAACCTGAacttaattcttaaaaaaatattatctttATAATCTGTTCCCAAgtaatgtaatcattttatttgtattaaatcgAGATGCAGTTGTCTCCTATGAATATCAGCTTCACATGTGTGTGTGCCGTCTGTCACGTGGTGTAATTCCCTGCAAGTCTTCCATGTTTCATATGTCCTTCAGATGTTATTGAaagttttcatttgaaattggaTCCAGTGTGTTTAATATGCAATGCAATCTGTCAGGTACACTGGGAAGCTGCCCAGCTCCCATCACATTTTCCACTAAGTATTATTTATAAAAGGCATATTAAGCATCTAGTAAAATTTGCAGTCTAACCAACTAAACACTGCTAACTTCTTCTGAGGGCCACACTAGACACTCAAAGAGCAGTAATGAAGCAAGACTAAATATCACTCAACTTCTGTCAAATTCAAGTGGGGCTGTGTGTATTTTTCCTAACACTGTTATAAGACTTTAAAATGTACCAAGACTCAACAGTTGAAATTGGCAAATGAACTCAAATACACAGACATCAATGGAAGAATACCTAAATAAGTAGTATTGCAAAAATGTTACCGCATAAATATATTGCTAATACTTTCAATAGTTGAATCAGATCAAATACTGTTGCAAATGCATTGCCATTTTCATAAAAGTAACCCTTCATTTAAACACGCACTAATATACAAAACAGATCATCTTGAACAAAATGTTAGTACCTGTGAAAAAGGTTttacacttttattaaataaaagcattttcattaCAATCTATAAACATTCAGCCCTACACAAAACGTTcaagttatttaaagatttttttttttcaaagtctgtttttatgaagaaTAAAAAGATCTGACTGCTGCTCAAAAGCCAACAGTCTTTCTTTAAATAACCCATCAACTCtttgcagtactgtacagtacaatgtgtCTATTCCACTAACCAGAAAACAAGATGCTATTTATGTGTATCCCAACACCTTTTTTCtgtgcatgttaatttggataatACAGCTGGATTTGATTTCAGCAGCATGACGGTAGCCTGACTATCCCGTGCAATATTCTTCTTTACAtggtgggtggtgtgtgtgtattttgtactattttgtattactattgttttactgtatggtTTTGGTGTgttaaaaaacataatatttttttattattgtttacagcctggatgggttTAAAATGCCAATTAAAATGCCATCCAGATAAAATTGTGAGAATGTGTGGACAACAGTttgtgattattgacaaactggctgttgaccacacatacgagaaaacctGAGCCGACTATGgttgagggataaactaggtaactAAACCTAGataatccctcggccacaatataaaaaccctCAGTTTTGGCTGAActtggttagtgtgttcagaggcggaacaagATGTGAGTTGTGAGATAAAAAGAACAGCTAAAATCCAAATAAGAATTGCTACCCGTGCTGGTTCtataccagcatgatacttgcTTGTTCCATGcctgtttagtctgttttgttttggccaccgtgccgttttGCTTGtttagagttttgtttttgtttaaatattttatctattATTAAAACTTGTGCATCAGCGCTCCCATACCCCAGTActgtgtctgtctcctctctggACTGAAATCACCTGCCAGCCATCTTGCCACACATGGGAATCAGGTTAAGACTCAATTAAAGTTATTTAGTCCTCTGtcgtcacaaaaaaaaaaaactttcacagcAATAATATAATTTTCAGTTGTTGGACAGTTAAAACTGTTCCATCTCAAACTCTGTGTTGACATTGTTAGCTGTAGTCCTATGTTCAAAGGTCCTGGTTGAGCTGGATTTCAGCACTTCCCCTGAATGACATGGCAGGTGCTGGGAGGTGTCATTATTCAAAGTTATCATCTGATCAGGCGTCGGAGCTCTTCTGTCATAGTAGAGGGCCCAGAGCAAAGCAACTGTGAGAATCATGGCGAGGATCTGAGAAACTCCTATAGAAACACCCAGGAACCTCAGGACTTGGAGCTGTTTTATGCCTCTTATAAAACTATACATTTCTGGACCACAACCCTgcaatataaatcaaataaatcatttttattatacaaattTAGACAAGCATAAAATTAAACAAGATTTGCCCCCAGTCTGAAAAAATATATCTGCATTTACCACCCCACTGAAAGACATTAAAAGTACCAGAGGCTTAAACCCATATAAAATGTCTTAAAATCCTGCCGTTGAAATTTTCAACATTTGGTACGTGAATGCAAGAATATGTATAATGTGACCTAACTAGGGAACTGttttgaacaaaaatgtaaatgtaaaagggCAATTCATTATTTCCTGGCAGACAGCTCTTCACTCTTCGGGTGTGACATGCCTATGAATCCTCTTTTGGCATCTACAGCTGccccctctttaaaaaaaaaaaaaaaaaaaaaatatatatatatatatatatatatatatatatatatacacacacacacacacacacacacacacacacacatcaacctACGTTATATATTATGTCGTATgtagatatatttattatatatatatatatatatatatattatatatatatatatatatatatatatatacatacacataattaATTATTTGACACTCTGCAGGCATCTTCTTAATTGCTTCTTCTTGCtgaataacaaaatgtaatttctgcTTATATTTGTGGTTATAGAAACATTATAAATTATAGTCCGAATCAGCAAGATAAGTCTTGGACTAAATGCCACCGATTTTAGCCAGCACTGGCTAGAATGGCagaatttgaacccaggcctctcAATTTTACAGTTTCACAGCACACTGTAACATCATTCATTTTGTGATAAGAGCACTGGTATTCTTTAGGAAACCGTGTGATTTATCTGAACtactgtaaaataacaaataacatgcTTAGAAACAGATttggcaaaatatatatatattttttccccctgttTAAAGTACACAGGCCAAAATATTCTTAAGCACAGCTTGGATAAAGCACTTTGGTGGAGCAGTGTGGGGAAGTTCAAATGTCAGTTTCTTGGGACTGTTGTTATCCACAAAGCACTACATTCAATACACATGTATATGTATGCTTTTCCTCTTGACAAAAAGACAACTCCAGCTCCAGTGAATCTCACATCCATGCTATTGGTTTCCTCTGAGGCTAAGGTCAGGGACTTCTTGAGAGGACGTCCTGGCTaagaacgtttctgtttattctgttcagccatatttttgttgcttgagatacatcatgagccagattgcagcaggaatgaagaaacatttgctctaagcAACATTTGGGCCCagggttcaatccagagaagcttggatcgaagcgtcagtaacaagcttcCGGGTCATTGATATGCATATtgtttacttgtgtctgtcacccaggtcaaccctgctttatcaaaagcagtgtgaaatcacatacccgacccgcatgacaccaggtcctgccCGGGTAGATTCTGCcccgggtagatcatgccagtgtgaaagggacttaaCTAAACAATTATTGTTTACTTAGTATCacatctctttctctttgtctaAATTTTTTCCTAATGGTAATCAGTGCTGAGTCGGTGTAAATAACTTCTAGCCCACTGTGTTAAATTAAGTctaactacagtactgtaaaaatacCAATATCTATTTTTCTATATTCTTGTGAGCATATTAAATTTTTATTCATGTGCTTAAATTACTGTATGTTGTGCTAGTGGAGAAAATGGTGCTAATTTCTCAATATTTGATTCAATACTTAACAGCTTCTTCATTATGTTAAAAACACAGCCTGActttttaacaattaaaatagACAGGTTTCCAAATACAACAGCTTGGGTATGACTCCCAATGGACAACCAAGAtgtttttttggttaaataaTTTACCAAGTCCTACCTCTTGGTAGAGGTCGCTCAGGTCTTCATAGTGCGCCTGCCTGGCACATCCAGGGAACTCTCGAATACAGCACGAGTCAGGGGGCCACTCCATCTCTGTCATTTCCAGCCAGTCAGTGAAGTATATCACACCACAGCACTTGAACTAAAAAGACCTGATATGAGCTTCTATTGAATATTCTAAAATTCACAGCCTTTATTTTAACAATGTCAAAGCCAGACTTGAGTACAGACACCTTCCCACAGTACCTATTCTATCGTCTCTTACAATGCTGAGCTGCATACCAAGTATCTGTGTAGTGATACCTGTCTACCACCATCATGGTAGGTAGATGTATATACCAGAGTCTTGCACAGTTATTTGTTCCACCAAGCCTTCACATcccaagaaaaatacaaaacactgaccTCTTTCTGAAAGAAGTTCCAGGCATGGGTTAGCCACTGGAATCTTGATAAACCATAATTGGGCATTCTAGATTTCAAACTGATCATATCAGACCTTTGAACAGGGACCtggaataataaaaaagtaagtaTATTACATTTTCAACTTTTACAGGATATTGCAAATTCAGAGATCCGCAggttattttgaaagaaaaaaaatgtacaatgtacacaattagaatataaaaacacacacaacacctgttaaaaaagaacaaacaaaatattcAGTCTCATAACAGAAGGCAAATAAAGAATGGAAgaaattctttgaaaatatgaTGCCTTCTGTTTTATACCAGTAAAAtagtgtgtatgtttttttttaatttttttttttaatgggattaGTTCTAAGAACAGAATTTACATTCATTAGCTAGTAATCTCATAGTTCTGCTGAGTACATAACCCTGTAGCCATTCTCTCATACACTTGTCAATGGAATGGATCAAAGCTTTGGGAGGAGCTGAAACTCCTGTTATCAGCAAGTCACTGCTATAAAGATGGTCACTGAAGTTACACAATTAACAATGTCAGCACTCAAAACAGAAACCGACAGCTGATTTACACAGATTTTTTTACAAGACTTTTTTTCTGCTAATTCAAAGGTAATATCAGTTTACTGGCCTAAAAAGATGACCGTTAATGCAGATTTAACTGTATTTTGCTTATTTGTCAAACACATGAACTGATCTTGGGGGGGAAGATAATCTAATGAATTTAAACTTACCATTTTTTCTTCGTAGGTCCACACACCACTGGCCAGCTCCACACAAAATATCACCAATAAACTTCCAAAGTACTGCCAAAGGAAGGTCATTAAATTAGAAGAATTCTGTGCTACATCTCTCTTGGTAACCCTGAAAACACTGTATTTGTAACGGATGTCAACATTTTTCAGGTCAAGCAGATTTTGAGATTGGTACACAATCTGCAATTCTGAGTTTTAAACAGTTaggggttttattattttaactttaaataactTCAGTATTTTCCGTCTCAGaaatgcaaaatattaaaaactacCTGACTGGtcatctatttgtttgttttgcttacgAACTAGTTTTAGAAATAAACCATGTCTTATAACACATGTAAGAAATTGAAACCACAGCTGTATACCTATTAAGATAAATGTTTAGTCAAGTTTTCCATTAAGTTAGCTTTTAACTGCACCAAAATGGCAAAGACTTGGGGTGTTTATCTGAAAACTCAAAATATTTGTGCAAGATAAACGAACCAGCTGTTACTCTGTTGATACTACAACCCATTTAGAGCACTGAGATTTAAACAAAGGAAAGATGCTGTCCCAAATAATAGCAGAACTAACCTTTACAACTGTTGTGCTAGGGTTGAGAAGCTACTATCTTTTAGCCTCTTGACCTCCTTGTTGCCTAGTTAGCACATAAACAGAcagcaacaaattaaaataaaatgcttgaaAGAAGCAGACGTCCTTTTACGGGCACAGCAGGTAGGATAATCATCCGAACAGGTAAAACAAATTCAAGATTAATGTCAAGGACTTAAAGAAACAGTTAGACGCATCAGATATAATAGTGCACGGAACAGCTGCACAAAGGCACCTggacacagaagagttgtatgcatGCAGACCTCGCTGAAAACCACTttgaaagaaaattcataaaacaaactgtcaaaaaattgccaagaaatatgaacaggaatatGAAGCACTCTTCAACAAGTCTATGATCCAATGAGATTAAAAAAgaacttttccccaaaaatggaccacagcttgttaagacaaaaaaagggaaagcattcagaaaaaaaaccttgTACTGGAGGTGGTTTGATATGGGGGTGTTTTGGCAGTTCACAGACTGGACACATTCATGTGATTGATGATTAAATGAATGCTGCTATGTATCAAAGTATTCTGCAGAGTACAATCATACCATCTGCtcataggctgattggcagacagtttatcttccaacatgacaatgaccTAAAGCATACGGCTAAATCAACTCTGGAattattgaagaaaacaaagataaaagttcCACAATGGCCTTTgtaatcaccagatctcaatccaacagaaatgctttggactgatatGAAGCTGCAGCCAAGCATTTTGTATCCAAtttgtctgagctgaaggaaatatgcaataTAGAGTGGACTCAGATTttaccaacaagatgtaacatactggttaagaattatcctAAACATCTAAAAGTCATAATAAAAGCAAGAGCCCCcatgaaatactaaagcaggggtgccaatattTTGGTTATAAATgaatgctttaaataaaatactttt
This window of the Polyodon spathula isolate WHYD16114869_AA chromosome 7, ASM1765450v1, whole genome shotgun sequence genome carries:
- the LOC121318301 gene encoding tetraspanin-12-like; protein product: MSREDSVKCLRCLLYALNLLFWLMSVCVLGVSAWMRDYLNNVFILTANTRLEEAVLWTYSPVVHPVMIAMCCFLIIVGILGYCGTVKGNPLLLSWYFGSLLVIFCVELASGVWTYEEKMVPVQRSDMISLKSRMPNYGLSRFQWLTHAWNFFQKEFKCCGVIYFTDWLEMTEMEWPPDSCCIREFPGCARQAHYEDLSDLYQEGCGPEMYSFIRGIKQLQVLRFLGVSIGVSQILAMILTVALLWALYYDRRAPTPDQMITLNNDTSQHLPCHSGEVLKSSSTRTFEHRTTANNVNTEFEMEQF